The following are encoded in a window of Castanea sativa cultivar Marrone di Chiusa Pesio chromosome 9, ASM4071231v1 genomic DNA:
- the LOC142610628 gene encoding F-box protein At3g07870-like produces the protein MSDNTTTNLIIPWESLPNEILTNIFVFLPIKSIIICTSVSKAWKSLIKNPTFISTYLHHSLNKNQNLLFFSLRSENQKEFCALHNEDDADFTQHARYDYPFHAPDLDPHNRKCRVVGTCNGLLFLSSVFHLDPHNNSLCLWNPCVGKFLKLPSPNVTYATHGGFDASIGFGFDPKTKDYKVVRVVTLLESIDLEKSRPQVEVYTLSTGQWRILRTGLAPICALFRRDPQTFINGALHWVAFRVSDKKFHNFVLVFDLGEEVFHEIPLPEFPGHTRLMSGSISVYRNSIALFQKDNGFLHIWVMKEYGVVSSWTKVLSLPFSSQGFLGVGDSIPRALGFRRNGEVILKLDGGHLISQDLETQEMKDLRIIGFEKTIVDYYMESLVLLDKAANSADTY, from the coding sequence ATGTCAGACAACACAACCACCAACTTAATAATTCCATGGGAATCCTTACCTAATGAGATTCTTACCAATATTTTCGTTTTCCTACCCATCAAATCCATAATCATCTGTACCTCAGTTTCAAAAGCATGGAAATCACTAATCAAAAACCCAACTTTCATTTCCACCTATCTCCACCACTCGctcaacaaaaaccaaaacctcCTCTTCTTCAGCCTCCGCTCAGAGAATCAGAAAGAATTTTGCGCATTGCATAACGAAGATGATGCTGATTTCACTCAACACGCCAGGTATGATTACCCTTTCCATGCTCCTGACCTTGATCCCCATAACAGAAAATGCAGAGTGGTGGGTACTTGTAACGGCCTGCTCTTCCTTTCCAGTGTTTTCCACCTTGATCCCCATAACAATAGCTTATGTCTTTGGAACCCATGTGTTGGAAAGTTTCTGAAACTTCCTTCACCCAATGTGACCTACGCTACGCATGGTGGGTTCGACGCCTCTATTGGGTTTGGATTTGATCCCAAAACTAAAGATTATAAAGTGGTCAGGGTTGTGACTTTGCTGGAAAGTATTGACCTTGAAAAGTCTCGACCCCAGGTTGAGGTTTACACACTCTCCACTGGTCAATGGAGAATACTTAGGACTGGTTTGGCTCCCATATGCGCTTTATTTCGGCGTGACCCACAGACATTTATCAACGGGGCTCTGCATTGGGTTGCATTTAGAGTTAGTGATAAAAAGTTTCATAATTTTGTTCTGGTTTTCGATTTGGGTGAGGAGGTTTTCCATGAGATACCCCTGCCAGAATTTCCAGGTCATACGCGTCTGATGTCCGGTTCTATTTCTGTATATAGGAATTCCATTGCCTTGTTTCAAAAGGATAATGGCTTTCTCCATATCTGGGTGATGAAAGAGTATGGTGTTGTGTCCTCGTGGACTAAAGTTTTAAGTCTACCTTTTTCTAGTCAAGGTTTCTTAGGTGTAGGTGATAGCATACCGAGGGCACTAGGTTTTCGAAGGAATGGTGAGGTTATATTAAAATTGGATGGAGGACATCTCATTTCGCAGGATCTTGAGACTCAAGAGATGAAGGATCTTAGGATTATTGGATTTGAGAAAACTATTGTTGATTATTATATGGAGAGTCTAGTTTTGCTTGACAAAGCTGCCAACAGTGCAGATACATACTGA